A single Lolium perenne isolate Kyuss_39 chromosome 6, Kyuss_2.0, whole genome shotgun sequence DNA region contains:
- the LOC127310335 gene encoding uncharacterized mitochondrial protein AtMg00810-like — MADEISALHHTKTWVLVPRPPRVNIVGSKWVFKTKSSIRMRALYGLKQSPRAWYARLSALLAELGFHSYKADSSPSLIFTTGLEASYSSGEMTLIQRNYPLDLLHRVSMENCRATSTSLATGDLLSCESGTPLDADDSFRYRNVVGGLQYLTLTRPDLSFAVNKVCQFLSHPTDVHWEAVKRILRYVKGTPSTGLHFRKSATTSISIFTDVDWAGCVDDRRSTGGFAVFVGSNLISWSSMKQPTVSRSSTEAEYKALANGAAKAFWVESLLSELGISPQRIPHFVV, encoded by the exons ATGGCTGATGAGATTTCTGCTCTTCATCACACCAAGACTTGGGTTCTTGTTCCTCGCCCTCCCCGTGTCAATATTGTTGGTAGCAAGTGGGTGTTCAAGACCAAAAGCAGCATCCGGATG CGAGCACTCTATGGCCTTAAGCAATCCCCGCGCGCATGGTATGCACGTCTCAGTGCACTCCTCGCCGAGCTTGGTTTTCACTCCTATAAGGCCGACTCCTCGCCGAGCTTGATTTTCACAACG GGGTTGGAGGCGTCCTACAGTTCAGGGGAGATGACACTCATTCAACGGAATTATCCACTGGATCTTTTGCACCGTGTGAGTATGGAGAATTGTAGAGCCACCTCTACATCGTTGGCGACCGGAGATCTCCTATCTTGCGAGTCGGGTACTCcacttgatgctgatgactcttTCCGGTATCGCAATGTTGTTGGAGGCCTTCAGTATTTGACTCTCACTCGTCCAGACCTATCATTTGCTGTGAATAAGGTCTGTCAGTTTCTCTCACATCCCACTGATGTTCATTGGGAAGCGGTGAAGCGCATCTTGCGATATGTGAAGGGAACACCGAGTACAGGACTACATTTTCGTAAATCTGCCACCACTAGCATAAGTATTTTTACTGATGTCGATTGGGCAGGTTGTGTTGACGATCGTCGATCCACAGGAGGTTTTGCAGTATTTGTTGGATCAAACCTCATCTCTTGGAGTTCCATGAAGCAGCCAACTGTCTCGAGATCCAGTACCGAGGCAGAATATAAAGCTTTGGCAAATGGAGCAGCCAAAGCCTTTTGGGTAGAGTCACTACTCAGTGAGCTAGGGATCTCCCCGCAGCGCATCCCCCATTTTGTGGTGTGA